In Vigna angularis cultivar LongXiaoDou No.4 chromosome 8, ASM1680809v1, whole genome shotgun sequence, one DNA window encodes the following:
- the LOC108344197 gene encoding tubulin alpha-2 chain-like produces PSPTKSYCFTNRSPPKLISFLSIRHILSWENFISLQPHLAPQGFQRSIIYPSPQVSTAVVEPYNSVLSTHSLLEHTDVVVLLDNEAIYDICRRSLDIERPTYTNLNRLISQIISSLTTSLRFDGAINVDITEFQTNLVPYPRIHFMLSSYAPVISAAKAYHEQLSVPEITNVVFEPASMMAKCDPRHGKYMACCLMYRGDVVPKDVNAAVATIKTKRTVQFVD; encoded by the exons CCCTCTCCGACAAAGTCCTATTGCTTTACGAACCGAAGCCCACCCAAACTCATCTCATTTCTCTCAATTCGTCACATTCTTTCTTGGGAGAACTTCATTTCTCTTCAACCACATCTCGCACCTCAAg GGTTCCAACGGTCCATCATTTATCCTTCCCCTCAGGTTTCAACCGCCGTCGTTGAACCCTACAACAGCGTCCTCTCCACCCACTCCCTCTTGGAGCATACCGACGTGGTTGTCCTGTTGGACAATGAAGCCATCTACGACATCTGTAGGAGATCCCTCGACATCGAGAGACCCACTTACACCAACCTGAACCGCCTTATCTCTCAGATAATTTCTTCCTTGACCACCTCCCTCAGGTTTGATGGCGCCATCAATGTCGACATCACTGAGTTCCAGACCAACCTTGTGCCTTACCCTCGCATCCATTTCATGCTCTCGTCCTATGCTCCGGTTATTTCTGCTGCCAAGGCCTACCATGAGCAATTGTCGGTGCCCGAGATCACCAATGTCGTGTTTGAGCCTGCCAGCATGATGGCCAAGTGTGATCCCAGACACGGGAAGTACATGGCTTGCTGCTTGATGTACCGTGGTGATGTTGTTCCCAAGGATGTCAATGCTGCAGTTGCTACCATCAAGACTAAGAGGACTGTGCAGTTTGTTGATTG A